The DNA window GGGAAAAAGATCAGCAATTAGTAGGTGAAATTGGCAAAGCGGCTCAGTTAAACACAAATACACTCACACCGCTGCTAAAGCGGCTTGAAGCGAATGGTTTGATTACGCGTCAACGCCTTCAAACTGACGAACGACGCTGTATTATTCAGTTAACGGACGAAGGATTTGCACTCAAAGAGCAGTGTCAGTGCTTGCCTACACAGTTATTGGCGCAAAGCCGCTTTTCACTCGAAAAGGCTCTACAGCTGAAAGACTTGCTCGATGAATTTCTTGAGATTACATCTCAAGAGTGAAAAAGAGGCTTCTGCCTCTTTTTCAAAATTCACGTTAAAAACTAGTAATCGTCATCTAAATAGTCAAAGTCATCTTCGCCTAAGTTCTTGCGTAAACGCTTTTGCTCTAGATAATCATCGAGTCTTTTCTTGATTTTTCGCTTATGTTTGTCCTGTTGATTACGGCCACTATCGCCTAAATCGTCACTGACAAAACCTTCATCTTCAAGCGCATCATAAGAAAATGTTTTACCCACAATCCACTCCAAATAGGTGTTAAATATCTGCTCGAAGCCCGTCAATAAACACACACATGCACAT is part of the Pseudoalteromonas xiamenensis genome and encodes:
- a CDS encoding MarR family winged helix-turn-helix transcriptional regulator — translated: MSNEEDKLLLKNQLCFSLYAASRAVTRLYQPSLSALGLTYPQYIVMLILWEKDQQLVGEIGKAAQLNTNTLTPLLKRLEANGLITRQRLQTDERRCIIQLTDEGFALKEQCQCLPTQLLAQSRFSLEKALQLKDLLDEFLEITSQE
- a CDS encoding PA3496 family putative envelope integrity protein; amino-acid sequence: MGKTFSYDALEDEGFVSDDLGDSGRNQQDKHKRKIKKRLDDYLEQKRLRKNLGEDDFDYLDDDY